CCCTGTCAGAAGCTGAACTTTCTATGTTTTTTCCGTTTGATTCAGTTTTATATTTGATATGATTAACCAAATTGTTTTTGCCATACACTTTTCCGTATAGCATCTCTAACTCAGTTTTCTTGTATTTGTGTTCACCAGTTAAATCTGTTGATCCACACCACCAACACTTGGATTTATCTTTATGTAAATTTAAGTAAGTCATGTTCTACTTATGCCAAATAACCTTCATATATAAAGAATTATCTTTATGTAATTCTTTGTACTAAATATAAACAAAAAGCATTAAAACATCAAGTTTTATGGGGGATCAATACCTCATAAGCATTTATTCCCCATACACTACGCTTCATCGAAGACCGAGGCGCTAACGCAGCACGTTCCAAATCAAAATTGCACCCCAAAGCAGGGGTGCTTAGTGGTAGTTGGGTCAAAGGCTACCCATTTCCCGGTTCATCACCCACTCAATATACTTCTCCACCTGCGAGATAGCAAAATAAGGCAAATTGAGCAACTGAAACAGCTTGCCTTGACGGGTTTTAACGGGTTCAATACTTACCTCATTTCTTAGAAAACGAATGGCTAAGGTGTGGTCGGTCAAGTCCATGAACTCGTGAAGTGAACGTAGACTTCCTTTGGATCCCGATTTCACCTCAATGGGCAGCAGGTATTTTTGCCATTTGAGGGTCAAATCTACTTCGGCATTTGAAGCTGCATTTTCTTTTACCCAAAATTGAGGTTTAAAAAATACTTCATTGCGCTGTGCGATCAGTTCCTGCGTGATGCAGTGATTGACCACAAAACCCTTATGATAATCGTTGAGGTCGTCTAATTGCAACAGTTCCGCTTGAATTTCAGAGGCATAATTGAGCAAGCCCGTATCCAAAAACTGCAACCGAGGCTTGCGTGAAATTTCAGGCAGTTGAGGTGGGGCAATCTGAGTAGTAGGATAAATCAAATAAATGACTTTGGCCAGATCCAAGGCTCTGAATGCTTCACCCACCTCTCTCGAACGATAATTAGACCCGCCAAAACCCGCAAAACTGATACGGTCTCGCACCAAAGGTGCTGACTCTATGACAAATCGCATTATCTTAGCCTCATTCGCATTGGGGGCATATTTGATCACGTCTGACTTATAGGTTTCCCAAATAGATGCATAAATACCTTTCAAACCCACCAAATTCCCGCCTGATGCTACATACTGCCGAATAATTTCGGGCATACCGCCAATGATCACATACTTTTTGAACAGCTCGAACAATTTATCATAAGCATAGGATGGCAATGGAATTTGCCGTAACGCATTTAACGCCTTCTCTTCCCCGGTAGCCATCAAAAACTCTTCAAAATCAAAGGGATGCAGCACCATTTCTTCAACACGCCCTACCGGAAATGAACCCACATCGCTCAAAGCAAATTCGAGCAAAGAGCCTGCGGCAATGACATGAAGCTGCGGAATTTCTTCGTAGAAATACCTAAGTTGCTTGATAACGTGGGGAATCTCCTGGATTTCATCAATAAAAAGAAGCGTATTTTGAGGCGTATCAGGAATCCCTTTCTCAAAAATAAGCTGTTGCCATATCTCCGTTACCTCCCGTTCTTTTTGAAAAAAACGCCTGTCATTAGGCTTTTCTAAATTCAATTCTATGAAATAATCGTAACTTTTCCCCAACTCCCTCACGATGGTAGATTTACCAACTTGCCTTGCACCCCTCAAAATGAGCGGCTTACGATTATTTTTCTCTTTCCATGCGAGAATATTTTCTCTTAATTTCCTCTGAAAATTCACCATTCTTGTAACAAATAATGGGCAAATCTATATTTTTTTGTAACAAATAAGGGGCAAATTTTTGAATATTTTGTAACAAATGAGGGGCAAATGCAAATTTCCTCTATTCTTTCTAAAACAAAACCACCCAAAAGCTGACAGCTTTCGGGTGGTTGACAATCCATTTATTTTCAAAATTTCAATTCAGAATAGCATTCCAAAGCCTGGGTGCGTCGTGGTGATTGAGGTAACGGTGAAGCGGATCAAAGGTAAAGGCAACGACCTGTGCTCTAATCGCTGATTTCTACTAAATCATCCGTTTGTAAAAGGCTAAGGGCATTTGTAAGATGCTGTGTTAAAATCTCTTTCATACGCTGATTGTAGGTATTGCCACAGGTTGCCCAGATAATTTTTCAAACGTCGGCGAGGTTTTGAACCTCACCGACGTTTTATTTTTTTACCGCAAGGCATTCCAGTTCAGAATCGCGTTCCAAAGCATGGGTGCGTCGTGGTGATTGAGGTAACGGTGAAGCGGATCAAAGGTAAAGGCAACCACTTGGCCTTTGCCTACGGGTACGTTGAAAATACCGCCGTGACCGATGATGGTCTGCTCGTTGCGCACCATGCCCGACAGCACGTACGGTGGCTCGGGCTTTGACGTTGCCGGTTTGGCGTCTTTTACTTCTTTTTTATCGGGCATTCCCATCACAAGGCCCTTGTATTCCTCTTCTTCTTTGAGCGGCTTGGTACCGTACTGCATCAGCATCATGTCGCGGTCGCGTTTTTCGGTTTGGAGCAGTGCGCCCTGGCCTTTGAACACGTGGAAAACTTCGGGATAACCATACATGATCGGATGGTTGCGGTTGCGGGCTTTCACCTGCACGATCGAACCCGGGTGAAACAGCGTGGGGGATTCGTACCGCTTCAACTCGCGCACAATGCCGAGGTCAGACATGATACTCGAAGAGTTGTCCAGCGTGATCAACACGCCCCCCGCATCCACAAATTTCTTCAACTCGGCTACGCCTTCAAAGCCCGGACCTCCTGTCATGTCATCGGTCGCATCGGGTGCTCCGTGCGCGGGAAATTCGGCGGTCTTGGTATACGGCATGGGGCCAAACTTGGTATCAACTTCGTGGAGGAAATTAGCGCCCGTACCACCCACGCGCGGCACCAGAATCACGTCAAACTGCGCCCGCAAATTCCCTTTTTTAAGATGGTCTTTGTGGATGGACGTGTAAGGAATGCCCCGTTGCTCAAAGGTATAGCGCGACCAGCCCTCGTCCTGCGTCTGGTACCAGGTGTGGTAGATCGCCACGCGCGGCAGGCTTACTTCGTGCTGCTTTACGGTGGGGAGGGTTTTGGTGGGTATCAGATCAAAGCCAAATTTGGCCGCCACCTGCTTGGCTTGGTCGGCCGAGATGCCCGTAAATACCACGGCCCCCTGCGCCAAGGTGTCTTTGCGACCTTCAAGGGCAGTTTTGGCATCCAATACGATGGTTTTGGCGTTGGCATTTTGAGATTTTATCCAATACGCTGCCGGCAATACCGTATTTTGTGCCTTGTAATTGAGTACGTAGTGACTGCCTTCTCCCTCGGCTTTGCCCTCAAATTTGGCATCGGTGGTGAGCAATTTGAGGTCGGCGAGGTCGTACTTGAGCGTATCCTGCTGCGTTACGGTCACGCCGTTGAGGTACTGAAGGGTCCAGGCAATGGCGTCGTACGGAGGAAACTTGGCTTCTTTGGGATAGTTTTGTTTGGTCAACAGCGACACCGCTAAATTGCGATACGGTTGGTTCAGCACCACCACGTAATCTCCCTGATTTTTGCCCGACTCCGCCTTATGGACTTCGACCCCCTGCATCCGCAACTGATTGACCAGATAAGCGGCCGCCGCCGGGTCACGCTGGTCTTTACCGATCACAAATGCCTTGGGCGTTTCTTTGGCCGCTTTGTTGAGGTTATTAAGGCTTTTTGTGTAAAAATTCTTCAATAACAACTTACCGTTAGCGGCGGCGTAGCCCAGCGACGCCAACACACCCGCCTGCATATAATTGATGTTGTTTCGGAACGACCAATACACTTTTTCGGTGGCAGGGTACGGACGATACCACTCCCGGCTCGTGACGTTGTCGCCCGCGAATTTGGCATTGGCTAAATCGCGCATGAACGTATTGGCCCCTGCATTACCGTAGGTTTCGTAAAAACGTCCCACGGAGTTGTGGTTGTTAGCGACCCAAATTCCGTAGCCCGGATACCAACCGTCGTAAAATGCCCAATTGAACACGCCCGGCAATCCCTGCGCCGCCAGGGTCGTCATGTCGTGGTCGGCCATGATTTGCCATTCGCCAATCGCCACGGGATCTACCGCTTCGCTGTAAGGTCCCGTTCCCGTCGAGATATACAACAACGGCACCGACTCGTGCAGGTCGAGCATCACGGTAGGATGCCAGTCAAAATACGCCTTGAAAATACTTTTCGTGATGGCCTGCGATACCTGCAGGCCGTCGCGGTTGTTGTCGTGGTATACGTATTTGCCCCAATACGGCGGAGAGGCGGGCATTCCGTCCTCAAAATCTTTGCGTTTTTTGGTATAACGGTTGTACCAATCCACCATTTTATCCCAACCATCGGGTTCAGATACGGGGTTGATAATGACGATGATGTTGTCGCGAATGGCCTTGATTTCATCGGCTTGGCCTGTTACCAAGCGATACGCCAATTCCATGAGCATTTCTGGGGAGCCGGTCTCGGAAGCATGCATCCCACCATTCAGAAAATACACCACTTTGCTGTCGCCCACAATTTTTTGCACATCGGCGGGGTTCACTTTGCGGGGGTCAGCGAGGAGGGCCAACTGCTTTTTGTAGTGATCAAGTCGCTTGATGGTGGCGGCATTGGCGATAACCGCCATTTGAATGGGGCGATTTTCTTCGGTTGTCCCGATCTGCTCCGTGACGATGTTGGGCGAAGTTTGGGCCAATTTTTGAAAATATCCGTAAATCTCCGCCGTACGGTGCAACGTCCCCGGTGCACCAACGATCTGCCCAAACTGTTTCAATGGCGATGGAATCTTAGGGTCGTTGACCAAATCTAACACCGACGAGGGCAAAAAGCGCGGGTCGGTGGTAAATTCCCTGATTTTTTGGTTATAGGGCTCGTCGATTTGTTGCGTATACGCCACTACCGTTGACAACAAAAGACAGGGTACAAGGAAGGATTTGGATAGATGTTTGAATTGCATAAAAGGGTAGGTTAAGAAAGGCCATGAAAAGAAGTTTTAAAGATGGCACTATCTGCTTCTTTTATCAAGTTCCGGTAAAATTTAATTTTAAACCGTACTTCTTACGCCAATGTACTCGAACAAATATGATAAATAATACATACCATTGGAGAACTTCGGGTATCCATTGCCTTCCAAAAGTGGAACGCGTTTAATCATTATTAGTTATTTTTGGCAAAACAACCCTGATATCATACTAATCCTTTTACAAGCCATGTTTAAACCATTTTTGTGGGTACTGCTGCTCATCGGCATTTCCTGCTTTGCCCAATCCGAAGGCGTTCATTTTGCCACTCACCCTTCCCTCAGTCCTGATGCCAAAACCGTCGTCTTTGCCTACGAATCAGACCTTTGGAAAACCGATTTAAGTTCAGGTCTCACCACGCGTCTAACAGCCATGCAGGGCAATGAATCCAACCCGCGTATTTCGCCGGATGGAAAATGGATCGCCTTCAGCGGAACCGAAAACAACAACCCCGATGTGTATCTGATGCCGCTCGAAGGGGGTGGCATTCGTCAACTGACCTACCACAGCACCTACGATCTGGTGGAAGCGTGGTCGTGGGATTCGCAAACGATTTACTTTGAATCGGGCCCTCAAAATGGGGGTACTACTTTCACGGTTTCCATCAAAGGCGGCACGCCTAAGCGTGTGTTCAAGCACTATTTCAATCGCATTCACAACGTAGCGGAAAGCCCTTCGGGCGAGTTGTTTTTTAATGATACCTGGGAAAGCGACAACCAAGCCATGCGTAAAGGCTACAAAGGAGACTTCAACCCGGATATTCAATCGTATCATCTCCAAACCAATACGTACAAAAAATACACTGACTACCGGGGCAAAGATATGTGGGCAACCGTGGACCGCAACGGTACTATCTATTTTGTGTCGGACGAAGCCAACGGAGAATACAATCTGCACACATTTGTTAACGGTCAAAAAACGGCCTTGACTTCGTTTAAAGAATCTATTAAACGCCCGCAGGTAAGCGCCGACGGCCGTAAAGTCGTTTTTGAAAAAGACTACCAACCCTGGATCTACGACGTAGCAACCAAAGCAGCCGAACCCATCAAACTCAATTTGGTACGCAATTTCACACTGTCTAAGTGGCAGGATTTTAAAGTAAGCGGCAACATTTCAACGTTTGATGTGGCACCCGACAATAAGAAAATGGCGTTTATTTCCCGTGGGGAGCTGTTTGTTTCTGATGTTGACGGAAAGTTCATCAAACAACTGAAAACCACGCCCAACGAGCGCGTATTGGAAGTAAAATGGCTTGCCGATACCCTGACGCTGTTGATCGGGCAAACCGCAGGCGGGTATCAAAACTGGTTTACGATCAGGGCTGACGGAAAAGGTTCCCTTAAACCGGTGACCAAAGACAGTCAATCGAACCGTCAAATGGTCCTCAATAAAGACCGCAGTGTGGGGGTGTACCTCAGCGGGCGTAACGAAGTCAAAACAATAGACCTGAAAACGTTCGAAAGTAAAACCATTGTGAAAGAAGAACTTTGGGGCTTCTACAATGACTCGCCCCGTTTCTCTCCCAATGGCGAATATATACTGTTTACGGCCTATCGCAATTTTGAAAAAGATATCTTTCTGCATCATCTGAAGAAAAATGAAACCATTAATTTAACCAATACGGGCATTTCCGAATCCGAGCCGGTATGGTCTCCCGACAGCAAATACATTTATTTTTCCTCCGACCGGATGAACCCGAGTTATCCTTTCGGACCGCGCAAACAAAAGCTGTACCGCATGGCACTCACCAAAATTGAAGACCCGTACCGCAGCGAAAAGTTTGAAGATCTGTTCAAGCCCGAAGCGAAAAAGAAAGAACCTTCTACGGACGCAAAAGAGGATGATAAAGGAAAGAAAAAGGGTAAAAAAGACGAAAAACCCAAGGAAGAAAAACCTAAAAACGAGGAGAAAGCGATTGAACTGGATTTGGCTGATATTTGGGAACGGATGGAGCAGGTAGGGCCTTCTTTCGGACAGCAGGGTGCGCCGTTTGTCATTCAAAAAGATGCCAAAACCTACGTTTATTATACTTCTGACCATCAGGAAGGCAACGACAAACTGTGGCGGACTGTTTATGAACCTTTTCAAAGAACAAAAACCGAAAAGGCCGAAGATTCGGGGAATTACGAGATCGTGCAGGCAGGAGATAAATATTATCTTTTGACGGATGGAAAAATCAAAAAACTCAATTTTGAAAGCAACAAATCCGAAGAAATTGAAATCAGCAATTACACCTTTCGCCGCAGTCTGGAAGAAGAATTTCGTCAGATGTATTATGAAGCCTGGGCGGGAGTAGAAGAGAATTTTTATAATGAAACCTTCCACGGGGCAGATTGGAAAGGGCTGCGCGATCGCTATGCTAAATTTTTGCCTTACCTCAATCGTCGGGAAGATTTCCGAACGCTGTTCAATGACATGCTCGGTGAGCTGAATGCTTCTCATTTAGGCTTTTATTCCAACGGAAAAGAAGAAGACGTATTCTACAGATCACAAACGATGGAAACGGGCATCCTGTTTGACAATCAGCGCCCTTACGTGGTTGAGCGCATTATTAAACGCAGCGCGGCCGATAAACACGGCAAAAAAATCTTAGCGGGTGATGTGCTGACGCATGTCAACGGAGAAGCGGTGGATACACTCCAAAATCGCGATTTCTATTTTACCAAACCTTCCAACGATCCCGAATTGGAGATGACGTTCCGTCGCAAGGGCACGGACACCACCTATACCGTAAGGGTACATCCGCAGGGCTCCATTTCGGGAAATCTGTACGACGAATGGATGGATTGGAATCAGAAGTATGTGGATGACAAATCAAAAAATCGGATCGCCTACGTTCATATGAAAGACATGGGTATGGGACAATACGAAAAATTTGTGCAGGATATGACCCGCGATTGGTACAAAAAAGACGCGCTGATTTTTGACCTGCGCTACAATACGGGCGGTAATGTCCACGATTTGGTCCTTAATTTTCTGGCGCAAAAGCCTTATTTACAGTGGAAATACCGCGAAGGAGCGCTCTCCCCGCAGCCCAATTTCGGTGTGGCGGCCAAGCCGATCGTGCTGCTTATCAATGAGCAGTCGCTGTCTGATGCAGAAATGACGGCTACGGGTTTTAAAGCGTTGAAACTCGGCAAAATCATCGGCACGGAAACTTACCGCTGGATTATTTTTACGTCGGGCAAAGGGCTCGTCGACGGGTCTTTTTACCGACTGCCGTCATGGGGTTGCTACACGTTGGACGGCAAAAACATTGAAAAAGAAGGCACTGCCCCCGACATATACGTTAAACAGACGTTCGTAGACCGACTGAACGACAAAGACCCGCAACTCGACCGCGCCATCGAAGAAATTTTGAAAGACCTCAAATAGAATTTCCGTTATCTTTGAAACGGTATAGAGTAGTGACGAATTTAGAATGACGAGTGACGAATTGAAAAATACCAACAGAAATTCGTAAATCGTTAATTCTTACCTCATAATTCGTCACTCGTCATTCCTTCATTCGTAATTTATTCACAATTCACTAATTAAACATGCCCAGCTGGTACTTAGGAAAAATCAAATATCAACAGGAACAGGAAAACGGAGCGCTGAAATCCATCTCAGAAGCGTATCTGGTGGATGCCGTATCGTACACCGACGCCGAAGCTCGCCTGTACGGCGTGGTGGCCGACAATACACCTGACTTTCAAATTAGTAGCCTTACTCGCATGAAGCTGTCAGACGTATTTCACTTTGAGGAAGAAGGGGGGGATAAATGGTTTAAATGCAAAACATTTTACGTCTCCATCGACGACAGCAAAGGAGCTGCAAACGCCAAAGAGAAGAAGATCGTAAGCTTTATGCTTGTCAATGCTGACAGCCCTAAGCAAGCCATCGAGCGCATAGAAAGGAGTTTGGCTACGATGCTGATTCCGTACGAAATCACCGACGTAAACCTGACGCCGATTCTGGAAGTGTATCCTTACTCGCCCGAAGACGAAGCGCAGAAAGTTCCCGCAGGCTTTCGACCGT
Above is a window of Runella slithyformis DSM 19594 DNA encoding:
- a CDS encoding ATP-binding protein — encoded protein: MVNFQRKLRENILAWKEKNNRKPLILRGARQVGKSTIVRELGKSYDYFIELNLEKPNDRRFFQKEREVTEIWQQLIFEKGIPDTPQNTLLFIDEIQEIPHVIKQLRYFYEEIPQLHVIAAGSLLEFALSDVGSFPVGRVEEMVLHPFDFEEFLMATGEEKALNALRQIPLPSYAYDKLFELFKKYVIIGGMPEIIRQYVASGGNLVGLKGIYASIWETYKSDVIKYAPNANEAKIMRFVIESAPLVRDRISFAGFGGSNYRSREVGEAFRALDLAKVIYLIYPTTQIAPPQLPEISRKPRLQFLDTGLLNYASEIQAELLQLDDLNDYHKGFVVNHCITQELIAQRNEVFFKPQFWVKENAASNAEVDLTLKWQKYLLPIEVKSGSKGSLRSLHEFMDLTDHTLAIRFLRNEVSIEPVKTRQGKLFQLLNLPYFAISQVEKYIEWVMNREMGSL
- a CDS encoding M14 family zinc carboxypeptidase, which encodes MQFKHLSKSFLVPCLLLSTVVAYTQQIDEPYNQKIREFTTDPRFLPSSVLDLVNDPKIPSPLKQFGQIVGAPGTLHRTAEIYGYFQKLAQTSPNIVTEQIGTTEENRPIQMAVIANAATIKRLDHYKKQLALLADPRKVNPADVQKIVGDSKVVYFLNGGMHASETGSPEMLMELAYRLVTGQADEIKAIRDNIIVIINPVSEPDGWDKMVDWYNRYTKKRKDFEDGMPASPPYWGKYVYHDNNRDGLQVSQAITKSIFKAYFDWHPTVMLDLHESVPLLYISTGTGPYSEAVDPVAIGEWQIMADHDMTTLAAQGLPGVFNWAFYDGWYPGYGIWVANNHNSVGRFYETYGNAGANTFMRDLANAKFAGDNVTSREWYRPYPATEKVYWSFRNNINYMQAGVLASLGYAAANGKLLLKNFYTKSLNNLNKAAKETPKAFVIGKDQRDPAAAAYLVNQLRMQGVEVHKAESGKNQGDYVVVLNQPYRNLAVSLLTKQNYPKEAKFPPYDAIAWTLQYLNGVTVTQQDTLKYDLADLKLLTTDAKFEGKAEGEGSHYVLNYKAQNTVLPAAYWIKSQNANAKTIVLDAKTALEGRKDTLAQGAVVFTGISADQAKQVAAKFGFDLIPTKTLPTVKQHEVSLPRVAIYHTWYQTQDEGWSRYTFEQRGIPYTSIHKDHLKKGNLRAQFDVILVPRVGGTGANFLHEVDTKFGPMPYTKTAEFPAHGAPDATDDMTGGPGFEGVAELKKFVDAGGVLITLDNSSSIMSDLGIVRELKRYESPTLFHPGSIVQVKARNRNHPIMYGYPEVFHVFKGQGALLQTEKRDRDMMLMQYGTKPLKEEEEYKGLVMGMPDKKEVKDAKPATSKPEPPYVLSGMVRNEQTIIGHGGIFNVPVGKGQVVAFTFDPLHRYLNHHDAPMLWNAILNWNALR
- a CDS encoding S41 family peptidase: MFKPFLWVLLLIGISCFAQSEGVHFATHPSLSPDAKTVVFAYESDLWKTDLSSGLTTRLTAMQGNESNPRISPDGKWIAFSGTENNNPDVYLMPLEGGGIRQLTYHSTYDLVEAWSWDSQTIYFESGPQNGGTTFTVSIKGGTPKRVFKHYFNRIHNVAESPSGELFFNDTWESDNQAMRKGYKGDFNPDIQSYHLQTNTYKKYTDYRGKDMWATVDRNGTIYFVSDEANGEYNLHTFVNGQKTALTSFKESIKRPQVSADGRKVVFEKDYQPWIYDVATKAAEPIKLNLVRNFTLSKWQDFKVSGNISTFDVAPDNKKMAFISRGELFVSDVDGKFIKQLKTTPNERVLEVKWLADTLTLLIGQTAGGYQNWFTIRADGKGSLKPVTKDSQSNRQMVLNKDRSVGVYLSGRNEVKTIDLKTFESKTIVKEELWGFYNDSPRFSPNGEYILFTAYRNFEKDIFLHHLKKNETINLTNTGISESEPVWSPDSKYIYFSSDRMNPSYPFGPRKQKLYRMALTKIEDPYRSEKFEDLFKPEAKKKEPSTDAKEDDKGKKKGKKDEKPKEEKPKNEEKAIELDLADIWERMEQVGPSFGQQGAPFVIQKDAKTYVYYTSDHQEGNDKLWRTVYEPFQRTKTEKAEDSGNYEIVQAGDKYYLLTDGKIKKLNFESNKSEEIEISNYTFRRSLEEEFRQMYYEAWAGVEENFYNETFHGADWKGLRDRYAKFLPYLNRREDFRTLFNDMLGELNASHLGFYSNGKEEDVFYRSQTMETGILFDNQRPYVVERIIKRSAADKHGKKILAGDVLTHVNGEAVDTLQNRDFYFTKPSNDPELEMTFRRKGTDTTYTVRVHPQGSISGNLYDEWMDWNQKYVDDKSKNRIAYVHMKDMGMGQYEKFVQDMTRDWYKKDALIFDLRYNTGGNVHDLVLNFLAQKPYLQWKYREGALSPQPNFGVAAKPIVLLINEQSLSDAEMTATGFKALKLGKIIGTETYRWIIFTSGKGLVDGSFYRLPSWGCYTLDGKNIEKEGTAPDIYVKQTFVDRLNDKDPQLDRAIEEILKDLK
- a CDS encoding DUF4494 domain-containing protein; this encodes MPSWYLGKIKYQQEQENGALKSISEAYLVDAVSYTDAEARLYGVVADNTPDFQISSLTRMKLSDVFHFEEEGGDKWFKCKTFYVSIDDSKGAANAKEKKIVSFMLVNADSPKQAIERIERSLATMLIPYEITDVNLTPILEVYPYSPEDEAQKVPAGFRPLAEVMAEQQG